The Coffea arabica cultivar ET-39 chromosome 10e, Coffea Arabica ET-39 HiFi, whole genome shotgun sequence region GGGCTTCACATCCTTGAAGATGCTCATCAAGCTTGCCTGATTAGACACCACGTCCTTTTCTTCTTGTATGTTGTTGATTCTTTCTAACAGTTCTTTCATGTAATCTATAGTGTCTCCAAGTATAGATGTTCTGTCCATCTATCAAATTAAAACAGCACAGCACATTTAGAGTTTCAGATTTAAAGTTCTTGAACAATATTAAATAATTGCTGTGATTTTTTCTCgtataaaacatcatttacaAGTAGTTCTACTTAGGAGGaacatgaagaagaagaaaattatacatgtatatatcaAGAGATTAGTTAGCAGAGCTCTAATTTACCTTGCTGATCTTAGGAACAACTGATCTGAGCATTGAGAGGCGATCATTGAGGCGCTTCCTTCGCCTTCTCTCAGCCATTAGGTTCTTTGAGGGCTGTCCATTTAGCTTCTTGGATTTGTTGTTCTTTCTTTCAGGGCAGACCATTCCCATGTTGAACAAGGGCACCAAAGCTTCAGCTGATTGAAATGGCTCCTGCAGCTCCTCCACCTTACACAATGGTGGTCTGACCAGCTCCAAACTCTGAACGCTATTATTGTTTCCAGCAAATAAACCCTGATCATCATCATCCATGATGGACAAATCTTCTTGAGATGGAAACTGAGGGGTATCGAGCTTGTTGCAGGATGAATCTGTTAGCTCGGGAGGCGATAATTCATCTCCAAAATGGCCATAGAATTCACCAAATGCAGAGTAGTTCAAACTTTGAGTTTGATCAATAGGCAAAGAATAACCTTCAAGAGATGCATTTGGAGGAGGAATGGGGATGGTGTTTTCAGCAAAACCAGCTGCAAGATCGCTGCCGAAAACATTGCTG contains the following coding sequences:
- the LOC113710939 gene encoding transcription factor bHLH93, whose translation is MEFYSEHNFLEELLALRSEPWEGSVPMGLMNHDFYSNVFGSDLAAGFAENTIPIPPPNASLEGYSLPIDQTQSLNYSAFGEFYGHFGDELSPPELTDSSCNKLDTPQFPSQEDLSIMDDDDQGLFAGNNNSVQSLELVRPPLCKVEELQEPFQSAEALVPLFNMGMVCPERKNNKSKKLNGQPSKNLMAERRRRKRLNDRLSMLRSVVPKISKMDRTSILGDTIDYMKELLERINNIQEEKDVVSNQASLMSIFKDVKPNEVLVRNSPKFDVERRNSDTRIEICCSGKPGLLLSTLTTLEALGLEIQQCVISCFNDFTVQASCSEELEQRGILSSEDIKQALFRNAGYGGRCL